Proteins encoded together in one Planctomyces sp. SH-PL14 window:
- the rplD gene encoding 50S ribosomal protein L4 encodes MISVPVVDMSGKTVGKYEFDGADLADRISKQLLHEVVIMYEANKRAGTFKTKTRSEVAGSKKKLFKQKGTGNARAGGKRSPTRVGGGHAFAKVPRDFGYRMPRKSLQIATKMALLSKFQDGEAIVVDSIAINEPKTKVVSTLLKALGVQDQSCLLTTKDHDATVWRCARNIEKLWVSPSKELNAYDLLHQKRLIVTKDALDALRGK; translated from the coding sequence ATGATTTCGGTTCCCGTCGTCGACATGTCTGGCAAGACCGTCGGCAAGTACGAGTTCGATGGAGCAGACCTTGCTGACCGGATCAGCAAGCAGCTGCTGCACGAAGTCGTGATCATGTACGAAGCGAACAAGCGGGCCGGAACGTTCAAGACCAAGACCCGGTCGGAAGTCGCCGGCAGCAAGAAGAAGCTGTTCAAGCAGAAGGGCACCGGTAACGCCCGTGCGGGCGGAAAGCGGTCCCCCACCCGCGTCGGCGGTGGTCACGCCTTCGCCAAGGTCCCCCGGGACTTCGGCTACCGGATGCCGCGGAAATCGCTCCAGATCGCCACCAAGATGGCCCTCCTGAGCAAGTTCCAGGACGGCGAAGCGATCGTCGTCGACAGCATCGCGATCAACGAACCCAAGACCAAGGTCGTCTCGACCCTCCTCAAGGCCCTCGGCGTGCAGGACCAGTCCTGCCTGCTGACGACCAAGGACCACGACGCCACCGTCTGGCGGTGTGCCCGCAACATCGAAAAGCTGTGGGTCTCGCCGTCGAAGGAACTCAACGCGTACGACCTGCTGCACCAGAAGCGGCTGATCGTCACCAAGGACGCCCTGGACGCCCTCCGCGGCAAGTAA
- a CDS encoding DUF1559 domain-containing protein translates to MLRRRSGFTLIELLVVIAIIAILVALLLPAVQQAREAARATRCRANLKQIGIALYSYHEVFGIFPPTFNMRADYTDNAYDSRSWCQFALPYLDQAAIYHKIDFDKHFNASAAPGDPGVQQNYAVSQLVIPVFLCPSDSTNNQGRLDTRGDMRAANTYGVTNYKLCSGSNWAWGTFINSSPRGRFANHPNGLDAANGFQGRCADGLITTREAQIRDGTSNTLAGGEAVAGLCTRSMWYWFNSVNATAAIPLNHYVLNSFPPDDWPNNYAFASYHEGGANFLMADGGIKFLSENIDLQSYRFLATIDGSDPVPAIE, encoded by the coding sequence ATGTTGCGGCGCCGCTCCGGCTTCACACTGATCGAACTGCTCGTCGTCATCGCCATCATCGCCATCCTGGTGGCGCTCCTGCTCCCCGCCGTCCAGCAGGCCCGCGAAGCGGCCCGCGCCACGCGGTGCCGGGCCAATCTCAAGCAGATCGGGATCGCCCTCTACAGCTACCACGAGGTGTTCGGCATCTTTCCGCCGACCTTCAACATGCGGGCCGACTACACGGACAACGCCTACGACTCGCGATCGTGGTGCCAGTTCGCCCTCCCGTATCTCGATCAGGCGGCGATCTACCACAAGATCGACTTCGACAAGCACTTCAACGCGTCCGCCGCCCCGGGCGACCCGGGGGTGCAGCAGAACTACGCCGTCTCGCAGCTCGTCATCCCGGTTTTCCTCTGCCCGTCGGACTCCACGAACAACCAGGGCCGGCTGGACACTCGCGGAGACATGAGGGCCGCCAACACCTACGGCGTGACGAATTACAAGCTCTGCTCCGGCTCGAACTGGGCTTGGGGAACGTTCATCAACTCCTCCCCCCGGGGCCGCTTCGCCAACCACCCCAACGGCCTCGACGCTGCCAACGGGTTCCAGGGGCGGTGCGCCGACGGCCTGATCACCACCCGGGAAGCGCAGATCCGCGACGGGACCAGCAACACGCTCGCGGGGGGCGAGGCGGTGGCCGGACTGTGCACGCGGTCGATGTGGTACTGGTTCAACAGCGTCAACGCGACGGCCGCCATTCCGCTCAATCACTATGTGCTGAACAGCTTTCCGCCGGACGACTGGCCCAACAACTACGCCTTTGCCAGCTACCACGAGGGGGGCGCGAACTTCCTGATGGCCGACGGCGGGATCAAGTTCCTGTCGGAGAACATCGACCTCCAGAGCTACCGGTTCCTGGCAACGATCGACGGCAGCGACCCGGTCCCGGCCATCGAATGA
- the rpsJ gene encoding 30S ribosomal protein S10, which produces MAGNERIRIRMEAYDHTVLDQSASDIVDTAKRTGAVVHGPIPLPTRIERYTVLRSPHIDKKSREQFEIRTHKRVIDIVQPTGKTIDALNKLSLPAGVDIKIKATT; this is translated from the coding sequence GTGGCTGGCAACGAGCGAATTCGAATTCGGATGGAAGCCTACGATCACACGGTGCTCGATCAGTCGGCTTCCGACATCGTTGACACGGCCAAGCGGACGGGGGCGGTGGTTCACGGACCGATTCCGCTCCCCACGCGGATCGAGCGTTATACCGTCCTCCGCAGCCCGCACATTGACAAGAAGTCCCGCGAGCAGTTCGAAATCCGGACGCACAAGCGGGTGATCGATATCGTCCAGCCGACCGGCAAGACGATCGACGCTCTCAACAAGCTGTCGCTCCCCGCCGGCGTGGACATCAAGATCAAGGCCACGACTTAG
- a CDS encoding GH3 auxin-responsive promoter family protein gives MWRHLRYLGGAGVRYRTRRHAREYLHLLQNCRDAQQVSLRTILALNADSAFSRERGLDSTLTIEEFRRRVPVAGYEAFRPYIERTMRGEATALLGQANPPIMFAQTSGTTAASKSIPITRRFLDDYRRGWQVWGIRNFDDHPRLHRMNLFQAVSDHDQFRSPSGLPCGNISGLVQAMQGRVIKLLYTVPDAVTKVADPEAKYYAALRLGIADPHVGSLMTANPSTLVLMAKLAVRYAESLIRDVRDGTLSSEFPYGSADHDRLRPWIRRRDPARARVLDRLAEKAGMLRPRDVWPDLQVIAVWTGGSVGAYLPQVREWYGDVPFRDHGLSASEGRMTLPLGDNTSAGPLDVGTHFFEFIPVSEIESASPTVLLADELREGEEYFILLTTASGLYRYDIRDVVRCTGFLGTTPVLEFRHKGAHISSITGEKLTESQVAEALRGASEQTGLCLPPVTLCPAWGDPPRYELLVEEDETTPAARWVQFAEVLEGLLRAGNIEYADKRKTQRLAAVGLRILGAGTWERFIRDRQTRPGGSVEQYKHPILKPDLSFAETLVREFSPQSVSAAAKRSRSSLEPR, from the coding sequence ATGTGGCGTCATTTGCGATATCTGGGAGGGGCCGGAGTCCGCTATCGAACGCGCCGTCACGCCCGCGAATACCTGCATCTCCTGCAGAACTGTCGCGACGCTCAGCAGGTGAGCCTGCGAACGATCCTCGCCCTGAACGCCGACAGCGCGTTCAGCCGGGAACGGGGTCTCGATAGCACGCTTACGATCGAGGAATTCCGGCGACGGGTGCCAGTGGCGGGCTACGAAGCGTTCCGGCCCTACATCGAACGGACGATGCGGGGAGAGGCGACTGCGCTCCTCGGCCAGGCCAACCCGCCCATCATGTTCGCGCAGACGAGCGGCACGACCGCCGCTTCGAAGTCGATCCCGATCACGCGTCGGTTCCTCGACGATTACCGCCGCGGCTGGCAGGTGTGGGGGATCCGGAACTTCGACGATCATCCGCGCCTGCACCGGATGAACCTGTTCCAGGCGGTGAGCGATCACGACCAGTTCCGCTCCCCCTCCGGGCTGCCGTGCGGGAACATCAGCGGGCTCGTCCAAGCCATGCAGGGGCGGGTGATCAAGCTGCTCTACACCGTCCCGGACGCTGTGACGAAGGTCGCCGACCCGGAGGCGAAGTATTACGCCGCGCTGCGGCTGGGGATTGCCGACCCGCATGTCGGCTCGCTGATGACCGCCAACCCAAGCACGCTGGTCCTGATGGCGAAGCTGGCGGTCCGGTATGCCGAGTCTCTCATTCGCGATGTCCGCGACGGCACGCTCTCGAGCGAGTTCCCGTACGGCTCCGCCGATCACGACCGGCTCCGTCCGTGGATCCGGCGGCGGGATCCCGCGCGGGCCCGCGTCCTGGATAGGCTCGCCGAGAAGGCCGGGATGCTCCGGCCGCGCGACGTCTGGCCGGACCTGCAGGTCATCGCGGTCTGGACCGGCGGGAGCGTGGGGGCGTATCTGCCGCAGGTTCGCGAGTGGTACGGCGATGTTCCGTTCCGCGATCACGGACTCTCGGCGAGCGAAGGGCGGATGACGCTGCCGCTGGGGGACAACACGTCGGCGGGGCCGCTCGATGTCGGGACCCACTTCTTCGAGTTCATTCCGGTGAGCGAGATCGAATCGGCGTCGCCGACGGTCCTGCTGGCCGACGAACTGCGGGAGGGGGAGGAGTATTTCATCCTGCTGACGACGGCCTCGGGGCTGTACCGCTACGACATCCGCGATGTTGTCCGCTGCACCGGGTTTCTGGGGACGACGCCGGTGCTGGAGTTCCGGCACAAGGGGGCGCACATCTCCAGTATCACGGGAGAGAAGCTCACGGAATCGCAGGTGGCCGAGGCGCTGCGGGGGGCGAGCGAGCAGACGGGGCTGTGTCTCCCTCCGGTGACGCTCTGTCCGGCCTGGGGAGACCCACCGCGATACGAGTTGCTGGTGGAGGAGGATGAGACGACGCCGGCGGCGCGGTGGGTTCAGTTCGCCGAGGTGCTGGAGGGGCTGCTGCGGGCCGGGAACATTGAGTACGCCGACAAGCGGAAGACGCAGCGGTTGGCTGCCGTAGGGTTGCGGATTCTGGGGGCGGGGACCTGGGAGCGGTTCATTCGGGACCGGCAGACGCGGCCCGGCGGGAGCGTGGAGCAGTACAAGCATCCGATCCTGAAGCCGGATCTCAGCTTCGCGGAGACGCTGGTGCGGGAGTTCAGTCCGCAGTCGGTGTCGGCGGCGGCGAAACGGTCGCGATCGTCGCTGGAGCCTCGTTAG
- the rplW gene encoding 50S ribosomal protein L23: MSKIAKPGIVLEPHQVILRPLVTEKGTHHAERYNAYQFEVAMIATKDDIRKAVSELWGVRVAAVRTQLYKGKPRRFKTKMGHTRDWKKAIVKLHDEDRISFF; encoded by the coding sequence ATGTCCAAGATCGCAAAGCCCGGAATCGTTCTCGAGCCGCACCAGGTGATCCTTCGTCCGCTCGTCACGGAAAAGGGAACGCACCACGCGGAGCGTTACAACGCCTACCAGTTCGAAGTCGCGATGATCGCGACCAAGGACGACATCCGGAAGGCCGTGTCGGAGCTGTGGGGCGTTCGCGTCGCCGCCGTCCGGACGCAGCTCTACAAGGGGAAGCCGCGGCGGTTCAAGACCAAGATGGGTCACACCCGCGACTGGAAGAAGGCGATCGTCAAGCTGCACGATGAAGACCGGATCT
- a CDS encoding M24 family metallopeptidase: MAFAELEPYSPPSSGEIPILDVDRAASINRKHQLLAEYISLKNVDGLLLRSPANFAWFTCGTENTRPGTLDPVAALFITRDVRVILTSNVDSSHIFDHQLNGLGFQVKERPWQEITGTLCNDMCRGRNVLYDTGPQSIDAELQDFRRTLTDLEANRIRVLAREVTHAVEATARSFSQGENESEVAGHLAHRLLRHGITPYRLQVMADFQGHRYRHWGFGTDTVNRHCVLSAIGRRNGLYVGVSRSVCFGQPPASIVETHNAATLVLATAMHFSLAGWSIGETWKRVHRIYEKFGVADEWRLADQGETLGYDQPGLTVRPDEPATLGSGTVVHWHPGVRFALTGETVLVQPEGPEWLTIPDQWPMLGITVKGERHSFPDVLCRETGTGWE; this comes from the coding sequence ATGGCTTTCGCCGAACTCGAACCTTACTCCCCCCCGTCGTCCGGGGAGATCCCGATTCTCGATGTAGACCGTGCGGCGTCTATCAACCGCAAGCATCAACTGCTGGCGGAATACATTTCTCTCAAGAACGTCGACGGACTGCTCCTCCGCTCTCCAGCCAACTTCGCCTGGTTCACCTGCGGAACGGAAAACACCCGCCCGGGCACGCTGGACCCGGTTGCCGCGCTGTTCATCACCCGCGACGTCCGCGTGATCCTGACGAGCAACGTGGACTCGAGCCACATCTTCGATCATCAGCTCAACGGCCTCGGTTTCCAGGTCAAGGAGCGCCCCTGGCAGGAGATCACCGGGACGCTCTGCAACGACATGTGCCGCGGCCGCAATGTCCTTTACGACACGGGCCCGCAGAGCATCGACGCGGAGCTGCAGGACTTCCGGCGGACGTTGACCGATCTGGAGGCGAACCGGATCCGCGTGCTGGCCCGGGAAGTCACCCATGCTGTCGAGGCGACGGCTCGCAGTTTCAGTCAGGGAGAGAATGAGTCCGAGGTCGCGGGGCACCTGGCCCACCGCCTGTTGCGGCACGGCATCACTCCCTATCGCCTGCAGGTGATGGCGGACTTTCAGGGTCACCGGTATCGCCACTGGGGCTTTGGGACCGACACGGTCAACCGGCACTGCGTGCTCTCGGCGATCGGCCGCCGCAACGGGCTTTATGTCGGGGTCTCCCGCAGTGTCTGTTTCGGTCAGCCCCCCGCATCGATTGTTGAAACCCACAATGCGGCAACGCTGGTGCTGGCGACCGCCATGCACTTCTCGCTCGCGGGCTGGTCGATCGGCGAGACCTGGAAACGGGTCCACCGCATTTATGAGAAGTTCGGCGTGGCGGACGAATGGCGGCTGGCGGATCAGGGGGAGACGCTGGGGTATGACCAGCCGGGGCTGACGGTCCGTCCGGACGAGCCGGCAACCCTGGGCAGTGGCACCGTGGTGCACTGGCATCCCGGGGTTCGTTTTGCGCTGACGGGTGAGACGGTGCTGGTTCAACCGGAGGGTCCGGAGTGGCTCACGATTCCGGATCAATGGCCGATGCTGGGCATCACGGTCAAAGGGGAGAGGCATTCGTTCCCGGATGTTCTTTGCCGCGAGACCGGCACAGGCTGGGAATAG
- a CDS encoding class I SAM-dependent methyltransferase — protein MPKLKTVAASIYDFPKYYDMVFNADWGTELKFIEAALEKHSRRTVKRVFEPACGTGRLLVKLAKRGYEASGNDLNPKAVAYCNRRLRRHGLPETVEVGDMSAFRLKRKVDAGFNLINTFRHLGTEEQAEGHLRCMAEALNRGGIYLLGLHLLAKRGELCDEESWSAKRGGTSVTSHMWTKKIDRPGRMEYLGMTIDVVGPTEEFRIDDEMHYRTYTMSEMRDLLGRVPEFEVVETYNFHCDIDKPQKLDDWTQDVIYVLKRK, from the coding sequence ATGCCCAAGCTGAAAACCGTCGCCGCCAGCATTTACGACTTCCCCAAGTATTACGACATGGTGTTCAACGCCGACTGGGGGACGGAGCTGAAGTTCATCGAGGCGGCTCTGGAGAAGCATTCTCGGCGGACCGTGAAACGGGTGTTCGAGCCGGCGTGCGGGACCGGCCGGCTGCTGGTGAAGCTTGCCAAACGCGGGTACGAGGCGTCAGGCAACGACCTCAATCCCAAGGCGGTCGCCTACTGCAATCGCCGGCTGCGGAGGCACGGGCTCCCCGAGACCGTCGAGGTGGGGGACATGTCCGCTTTTCGGCTGAAACGGAAGGTCGACGCGGGATTTAACCTGATCAATACGTTTCGTCATCTGGGGACGGAGGAGCAGGCGGAGGGGCATCTCCGCTGCATGGCGGAGGCCTTGAATCGGGGCGGGATTTACCTGCTGGGGCTGCACCTGCTCGCGAAGCGAGGGGAGCTGTGCGACGAGGAGTCATGGTCCGCGAAGCGGGGTGGGACCTCGGTGACGTCCCACATGTGGACCAAGAAGATCGATCGGCCGGGGCGGATGGAGTATCTCGGGATGACGATTGACGTCGTCGGTCCGACGGAGGAGTTCCGGATTGATGACGAGATGCATTACCGGACCTACACGATGTCGGAGATGCGGGATCTGCTGGGGCGTGTACCGGAGTTTGAGGTCGTCGAGACCTACAACTTTCACTGCGATATCGACAAGCCGCAGAAGCTGGACGACTGGACGCAGGATGTGATTTACGTTCTGAAGCGGAAGTAA
- the rplC gene encoding 50S ribosomal protein L3 gives MPVGILGRKIGMTQVYDAQGNIHSATVVEAGPCTVLQVKTKDRDGYEAVQLGFDDKISDKDKDRPEDQRKRSRASRAERGHVADLKSKRQKKLAESGVPAVPKAGCEAKRFVREFRVDGETVEVQVGHVVAADSFDGVARVDVIGTSKGRGFTGVMKRHNFSGTCASHGVKKAHRKPGSIGNNTYPSRVWKGKRMAGHFGNERCTSRNLRVLQIDKDNNMIVVEGSIPGPNGGYVMIQRAK, from the coding sequence ATGCCAGTCGGTATTCTCGGACGCAAGATTGGAATGACGCAGGTCTACGACGCGCAGGGGAACATCCACTCCGCCACCGTCGTCGAAGCTGGCCCGTGCACGGTCCTGCAGGTCAAGACGAAGGATCGCGACGGCTACGAAGCGGTTCAGCTCGGATTCGACGACAAGATCAGCGACAAGGACAAGGATCGCCCGGAAGACCAGCGGAAGCGGTCGCGGGCCTCCCGCGCCGAACGCGGCCACGTCGCCGACCTTAAGAGCAAGCGGCAGAAGAAGCTCGCCGAGTCCGGCGTCCCCGCCGTGCCGAAGGCCGGCTGCGAAGCCAAGCGTTTCGTCCGTGAATTCCGCGTCGACGGCGAAACGGTCGAAGTCCAGGTCGGTCACGTCGTCGCGGCGGACAGCTTCGACGGAGTCGCCCGGGTCGACGTCATCGGCACCAGCAAGGGCCGTGGCTTCACCGGGGTTATGAAGCGGCACAACTTCTCCGGTACCTGCGCGAGCCACGGTGTCAAGAAGGCCCACCGCAAGCCCGGAAGCATCGGTAACAACACCTACCCCTCCCGCGTGTGGAAGGGGAAGCGGATGGCCGGTCACTTCGGTAACGAGCGCTGCACCTCGCGGAATCTCCGCGTGCTGCAGATCGACAAGGACAACAACATGATCGTCGTCGAAGGCTCGATCCCGGGCCCGAACGGCGGTTACGTGATGATCCAGCGGGCCAAGTAG
- a CDS encoding metal-dependent hydrolase family protein — protein sequence MRSGTGCTLIRNGQLVDGNGTPPIPDAALLIEEGRIAYAGPIAGLAAAGHPRDREPDQTIDARGGTILPGLVEAHFHPTYFNVAALEDLDIKYPVEYVTLLAACNAKLALECGYTSARSGGSLFNIDFWLKKAIEEDQMPGPRLAASGREICGAGGLMDWNPDFRKIGMEGLVLIVNGPHEARQAVRKLVKDGVEWVKTYPTGDAASPDINDHHTLCMTFEEMAAVVSTAHNHGLKVTGHCRATEGIKNALRAGYDAIEHGTFMDDEAMDLLLERDVPCVPALYFEYASIVRGPEFGLPPRVIDGHKETLEGGAESARRILKAGGRLGMGGDYGFAWNPHGDYARELTFFVRHVGFTPLETLRCATRNGAEILGRGHELGTLEPGKLADVLIVDGDVVADISVLEDRRRFIAVLQGGIVKAGQLARTLGN from the coding sequence ATGCGCTCCGGGACCGGTTGCACGCTGATTCGGAACGGCCAGCTCGTCGACGGAAACGGCACTCCGCCGATCCCCGACGCTGCCCTGCTCATTGAAGAGGGCCGGATCGCTTACGCCGGCCCGATCGCCGGACTGGCCGCCGCGGGTCACCCGCGGGACCGAGAGCCGGACCAGACGATCGACGCCCGCGGCGGAACGATCCTGCCGGGGCTCGTCGAGGCCCATTTCCACCCGACCTACTTCAACGTCGCGGCCCTCGAAGACCTCGATATCAAGTACCCGGTCGAATACGTCACGCTCCTCGCGGCTTGCAACGCCAAGCTGGCCCTGGAATGTGGCTACACTTCCGCCCGCAGCGGAGGGAGCCTGTTCAACATCGACTTCTGGCTCAAGAAGGCGATCGAAGAGGACCAGATGCCGGGCCCGCGGCTCGCCGCCAGCGGGCGGGAGATCTGCGGCGCCGGCGGCCTGATGGACTGGAACCCGGACTTCCGCAAGATCGGGATGGAAGGGCTGGTTCTGATCGTCAACGGCCCGCACGAGGCGCGGCAGGCGGTCCGCAAACTCGTCAAGGACGGCGTCGAGTGGGTCAAGACCTACCCCACGGGCGACGCCGCCTCGCCGGACATCAACGACCACCACACACTCTGCATGACCTTCGAGGAGATGGCGGCGGTTGTCTCGACCGCCCACAACCATGGACTCAAGGTGACCGGCCACTGCCGCGCCACCGAAGGGATCAAGAACGCCCTTCGCGCCGGCTACGACGCGATCGAGCACGGCACGTTCATGGACGACGAGGCGATGGACCTGCTGCTGGAGCGGGACGTCCCTTGCGTGCCCGCCCTCTACTTCGAATACGCGAGCATCGTCCGCGGCCCCGAGTTCGGTCTGCCGCCGCGGGTCATCGACGGCCACAAGGAGACGCTCGAAGGGGGCGCCGAGAGCGCCCGCCGGATCCTCAAGGCGGGCGGCCGGCTCGGCATGGGGGGCGACTACGGCTTCGCCTGGAACCCGCACGGCGACTACGCCCGCGAGCTGACATTCTTCGTCCGGCACGTCGGCTTCACGCCGCTCGAAACGCTCCGCTGCGCCACCCGGAACGGAGCGGAGATCCTCGGCCGCGGCCACGAGCTCGGGACGCTCGAACCGGGCAAACTGGCGGACGTCCTGATCGTCGACGGCGACGTCGTCGCGGATATCTCCGTCCTCGAAGACCGCCGGCGATTCATCGCCGTCCTGCAGGGCGGCATCGTCAAAGCGGGCCAGCTCGCCAGGACGCTGGGCAATTGA